In Silene latifolia isolate original U9 population chromosome X, ASM4854445v1, whole genome shotgun sequence, the following proteins share a genomic window:
- the LOC141623795 gene encoding uncharacterized protein LOC141623795, translating into MAAAVAANKVERAHQLYREGLFAEALELYSIALSFAKTTPQRIALHSNRAACFLKLHNFTQASEECTSVLELDHRHTGALMLRAQTLVTLKEYQSALFDVNRLLELNPSSEVYLDLQTRLKTQLSLAPIPEEEEEDDDTSEDVVERDKNSEDSDWLQKAEDTSVKHERKDVDENISFGPNGSPLSSDSPSNGWREIEKPKGHSKLDYSRWDSVDDGSSDDDDDDDDDSDEETQPRYKFRFKTVDLKHVK; encoded by the exons ATGGCGGCGGCAGTGGCGGCGAACAAGGTGGAGAGAGCACATCAGTTATACAGAGAAGGGCTTTTCGCGGAAGCATTAGAGTTATACTCTATTGCTCTTTCCTTTGCCAAAACTACTCCTCAAAGGATCGCTCTTCACAGTAATCGCGCTGCTTGTTTTCttaaattacacaattttactCAG GCGTCTGAAGAATGTACATCAGTTCTTGAGCTTGACCATAGGCACACCGGAGCTTTAATGCTCCGAGCTCAAACTCTGGTAACACTCAAGGAGTATCAATCAGCTCTATTTGATGTTAATCGACTTCTAGAGTTGAATCCGTCATCAGAAGTATATCTTGACCTTCAAACACGATTAAAAACGCaattg TCACTTGCTCCAATCcccgaggaagaggaagaggatgatgACACAAGTGAAGACGTAGTGGAAAGAGATAAAAACTCCGAGGATAGTGACTGGCTGCAAAAGGCAGAAGATACTTCTGTCAAACATGAGCGGAAAGATGTTGATGAAAATATTAGCTTTGGGCCGAATGGTAGTCCATTGTCTTCCGATTCTCCTTCAAATGGTTGGAGAGAAATCGAAAAGCCAAAAGGACATTCTAAATTGGATTACTCTCGTTGGGATAGTGTTGATGATGGTTCtagtgacgatgatgatgatgatgatgatgacagcGACGAAGAAACACAACCTCGGTACAAATTTCGTTTCAAAACTGTTGATCTTAAACACGTGAAGTGA